Part of the Bacteroidales bacterium genome is shown below.
TACAGTATAGGTGAAGTCGCAGAAATGTTTGAAGTGAACAATTCCCTGATCCGTTACTGGGAAAAAGAATTCGATATCATTAAGCCCAAAAAGAACAAAAAGGGGAATCGTTATTTTACACAGGAAGACATAGAGAATTTTCATATCATTTATTACCTGGTCAAAGATATGGGTATGACCTTAAAAGGTGCCAAAAAGAAGCTAAAGGAGAACAAAGACGGAACCATCTATAATTTTAAGGTAATTGAATCCCTTAAGAGTATCCGCTCTATGCTCACGGAGCTTCGTGAAGATCTGGATGATATTTAAAACCATAACCTGGACAAGCCAGAACCAAACAGGATATTCGCCCAAATGCACAAGGACTGAATTATTAGCAATATGAAAAGCCATGCATGTCCAGGTTATTTATCGTACCTTATCAATCTATAACAGCATTACTCATTTATAACAAGAGAACAAAGATATAATAATGATTTCAGCTATAAATTATTGATTTTCTGCCAAAATTTGTCAGAATG
Proteins encoded:
- a CDS encoding MerR family transcriptional regulator translates to MPYKEQKVDKLYYSIGEVAEMFEVNNSLIRYWEKEFDIIKPKKNKKGNRYFTQEDIENFHIIYYLVKDMGMTLKGAKKKLKENKDGTIYNFKVIESLKSIRSMLTELREDLDDI